TCATATGATCAGCAACACTGAACCTCCGGTGGCGCAGCGTGAACCAGGTACAAGCCTGCGTATTACCGAAATCTTTTGTTCCTTGCAGGGAGAAAGCCAGACGGTGGGCTGGCCAACAACGTTCATCAGGCTGACTGGCTGTCCGCTGCGATGTAACTACTGTGATACCGAGTACGCTTTTCGTGGTGGTGTTGCGATGAGCATCGAAGCAATCATGGACCGGGTCGCCGGACTCGGTGTGCAGCATGTTACAGTCACTGGCGGAGAACCGCTGGCACAAAAACCTGTGCTTCAGTTGCTCGCCGGTCTCGCAGATGCCGGTTACCTGGTTTCACTTGAGACCAGTGGAGCACTGGCAATTGATGGTGTGGACGAGCGCGTACTGGTAGTTATGGATCTGAAGACACCTGCGTCGGGTGAGGTTGACAAGAACCGTTACGAGAATATTGCCCGGCTTAAGGGCGCGGATGAAATTAAGTTTGTTATTTGCAATCGCGAGGATTACGAATGGGCCTGTCAATGCATGGTTGATCATGCCATTGTTGATCAATGCCAGGTGCTGATGTCTCCGGCTTTCGGGCAACAGGATCCGGCTCAATTGGCACAATGGATTCTTGACGACAGATTGCCTGTTCGGTTTCAACTTCAGCTTCACAAGGTTCTGTGGGGAAGTGAACCGGGGCGGTAACAAGGTTATTTTCAATGAGGTCTGAACAACAACAAAACGGATTCGAATCAGTCGGCAAAGCCGTGATCCTGGTATCGGGCGGCCTGGATTCCGCTACCGTTCTGGCGATGGCGCGCTCCCGGGGCTATGATTGCTATGCGTTGAGCTTTGACTATGGTCAGCGACACCGCTGTGAACTCAGGGCTGCAGCGGTTGTGGCAAAAGCGTATGGCGCGGCGGAGCACAGGGTGGTCAATCTCGATATGTCGTGGATTGGCGGCTCGGCATTGACCGATACGACTATTCCGGTACCGGAGGATCAGGCAGACAGCAGCGACATCCCGATTACATACGTTCCTGCCAGGAATACGGTGTTTCTTTCCTACGCGCTGGCGTGGGCTGAAGTTATCGGGGCCCGCGACATTTTTATCGGTGCCAATGCCGTGGACTATTCCGGTTATCCTGATTGTCGTCCGGCTTTTATTGAGTCATTCGAAAGACTGGCCAACCTGGCCACCAAGGCCGGAATAGAAGGCCGGAGCTTTCGAATCCATGCGCCACTGATTGACCTGAGCAAGGCGGAAATTATCCGCAAAGGATCGATCCTGGGCGTAGATTACTCGTTGACCAGCTCCTGTTACCAGCCGGATGAGGATTGCCGTGCCTGTGGCCACTGCGATTCCTGCAGGTTGCGCAAGGCCGGGTTCTCTGACGCAGGCATGGAAGATCCGACCCGTTACAGGTGACTTTGGTCGGCGCGATAATGGGTTCGCCGAGGCGACGCACCTGGTTGCGGAATAAATTACACCCAACGATCGTCTAGGAGTGGAGTTCAGGCCCGGTAGGCGTAAATAGAAAAACATGTTGCGAGGACGTGTCCAATGGAATTAAGCATTCATAATCAGATACTTCTGATTGTTTTCATAACTGCAGCCGTAATGGGTGCAATCGTGAACAAGACCAACTTCTGTACAATGGGCGCGGTCTCTGACTGGGTAAACATGGGCGATATGGGCCGCATTCGTGCCTGGTTGCTGGCGATGGCCATCGGTATAGCCGGTGTCCTGGTCATGGAGACAGCGGGCGTTATTACATTGCCTGGTGATACCTTTCCGCCATATCGCACTGCCAGTTTTGCCTGGCTTCGTTATGTGCTGGGCGGTT
This DNA window, taken from Gammaproteobacteria bacterium, encodes the following:
- the queC gene encoding 7-cyano-7-deazaguanine synthase QueC, whose protein sequence is MRSEQQQNGFESVGKAVILVSGGLDSATVLAMARSRGYDCYALSFDYGQRHRCELRAAAVVAKAYGAAEHRVVNLDMSWIGGSALTDTTIPVPEDQADSSDIPITYVPARNTVFLSYALAWAEVIGARDIFIGANAVDYSGYPDCRPAFIESFERLANLATKAGIEGRSFRIHAPLIDLSKAEIIRKGSILGVDYSLTSSCYQPDEDCRACGHCDSCRLRKAGFSDAGMEDPTRYR
- the queE gene encoding 7-carboxy-7-deazaguanine synthase QueE gives rise to the protein MISNTEPPVAQREPGTSLRITEIFCSLQGESQTVGWPTTFIRLTGCPLRCNYCDTEYAFRGGVAMSIEAIMDRVAGLGVQHVTVTGGEPLAQKPVLQLLAGLADAGYLVSLETSGALAIDGVDERVLVVMDLKTPASGEVDKNRYENIARLKGADEIKFVICNREDYEWACQCMVDHAIVDQCQVLMSPAFGQQDPAQLAQWILDDRLPVRFQLQLHKVLWGSEPGR